The Rhodoflexus caldus genome includes a window with the following:
- a CDS encoding lamin tail domain-containing protein produces the protein MVLTATLKKALRLVVVMIAALSAAAYAQIPFSDNFDGYTSGNPAPAWTTVTVNPATGTPPFFTTPILSGSNRVLRANGPTTGTGTRRIYAQTPLNIGNLNAQPLEWRFDFWYNGVAWNSTNVNADNHGRVFLVSNAADIDGALNGYHLRLLDNIELWRSGTSANSNLNISGGTLTNLSTLPQPIRVQVIRLVGGRWLVFVNDIYQGSTTDDTHTATQFFGFHHRYSAAGRNAMFQVDNLAIQAYVNTIPTTITAINGSNMRQIRVRFNELMDIGALRQSAVFSIGGVAAMQVLPAEDEFSVYVSFPFDFAAGDSYTLQSQNLTDIYGNVSASIPDFAFTFADNLAPKVLQATVVAPQSLDVLFDEPVEQASATTLANYSWNGNPPRAAVRDAANPALVHLLFNINFPENSNQTLIINGVRDLLGNAMSSASIIFQRDTRAPTVNDLTGWRFLSATQIEITFSEPVEPITAQLVNNYSLSNGIGFPLRAERNPVNTNIVVITFAQPVPANTPLTLRIAGVRDLAGNTMSTNNIAVRYDPDAPEWQQLLHRSSTVLELRFSEALGAASIVPANFELTNTTDNQVISLASATICPVNPTVVYLTTTAPLPDDKNFSLQISNIADLGGNRVAVQSRTFNTVAPKVGEAFILNSREIEVRFTEPVQAATASLASSYVLSGISGAPLVQAVSPEVVRLTYPNPMTQGQNYTLTVRNVADLNGNTMQPAAQNLTFATYVTQVFPRTSKLLEIVFSEEMPAAAVQDENLYFLNGDTNRKPVSAVRNTQNPAVVTLFFADDFVENQSYTVTLGGFEAVCRRYVPQSVHEFSLDRRPPQATAVRVLAPDRILVVFNKALDRATAEALNHYDVSGGIGRPTRAVMRGLEVELTLGSRLQDGISYTLTVQNVQDVLRNTMPAATLTFRRPPQPRRNELIITEIMADPTPVVALPESEFIEIYNASATPFDLLGIKFADESGATALGEGIIAPGEYIILCPANAVASFEPFGRVIGLNPWRSLTNSGESIRLLDMDDKVIDSLRYSDTWYRDAVKRNGGWTLERVDLQENNCEPANNWYASTDERGGTPGERNSLFGNHPDKTPPRIASFTVADAQTLQIRMSEPVSRTILSRTANYRLTGEGAPNIQTATPSDTLNVRLRLSASLDSARLYLLIINNIADCIGNVAPDTARIGIGRRVRPRDLRISEIMANPVPPAGSPVTVNRGEYIEITNLTGDLIRLNTIQLGYETRLFPLPSRSIAPRESLVLTSTTRAANFGSRGVGITSFPVLADGGAQLSLTDTAGFEIDAVRYSSAWYGDADKQRGGWSLEMIDLTNFCAEEQNWRASVHPSGGTPGAPNSVRGTVQDNTPPRVTSATLRNEREIEVQFSELITAETIRQTASYTLTQGAQIREIQVVNRRQVRLLLAQPLNPALTYRLQISNLRDCAGNLLTPFAQNLGIGRNPRRGELLITEILADETPKVGLPLAEFIEIYNNSDDLISLQNVQLSDDNTTVRLPNVFLSPRQYAVLCATSRVDSFLLHRPEPQRVIGVTSFPSLSNTGERLALSVNGLVLHEVNYRADWYTDPMKRNGGWSLEMIDTGNLCSESENWTASVHPSGGTPGQPNSVAASNPDRTSPELVNVQLTGSNLTLTFSEIMDSTALATLAHYRIEPAIAIRGLELQNNRIVQLTLAEAPQAGRLYEVILSENLRDCAGNPLSASSLRTTFGIGRAPVRHELLITEIMSDPSPPVQLPDREYIELYNNTDALISLAGVSFTKPESNFSLRLPPIVIAARGYIVLANTSAAAQIAAAVPSARVVGVANFPALSNSGELLEIRHLGNLIHGINYQVGWHEAAKRDGGWSLEMIDTDQPCQQATNWTSSVDARGGTPGSANSVRRPNPDRTPPQVQEVRMLNERLLRITFNEPMDSASLLPRANYLFTNGLLTDSVQVLNEQTVVLQLFRPVERGALNRLTIREVRDCSGNAIVQAGFNFGLGATPQKFELLITELMPDPSPVVGLPESEYVEIFNASNKVLSLNGVRLSNANGTTGVLPDVNILPQSYMLVCPSSSAAAFRAFLPEDRVVAPNRWAALSNTSDVMQLRNAQGLLLHQVAYRATWISDAQKRDGGWSLEMRDTNNPCAGSANWEASEHPSGGTPAAPNSIRSTLTDSQPPQIQRVETADGRTVRVVFSEAVDSLAAVQAVYLLNNSLTVSTITFRYAQPDEVLLTLPQMLAPGERATLQIRTLRDCAGNTLFNSPVVPFVVPQEAALGDLIINEILFNPPPNGVDFVEIYNKSDKFINLQNWVIANATTNRVITTEMRIMPPQSYLVLTPDLVKLKQQYSRTIDSLVQTVNLPSFNDSDGSVRLLTPQGALMDRLDYEERWHFPLLERKEGVSLERISFNAPTQDRNNWFSAAAPFFGTPTYLNSQSERQSALSTLKDCFRIENQVFTPDGDGFQDFMLLHLDCAATGGVATIKVFDAAGRPMRTLLNQQTVAAGMFLSWDGTTDNGAKARIGPYLLMIELFDLDGNIKREQLKVVVGAQ, from the coding sequence ATGGTATTAACTGCTACCCTGAAAAAAGCCCTGCGGTTAGTTGTGGTAATGATTGCTGCTTTGTCCGCTGCGGCTTATGCCCAAATTCCTTTCAGCGATAATTTTGACGGCTATACATCGGGCAACCCTGCCCCCGCGTGGACAACGGTTACGGTAAACCCTGCTACGGGAACGCCGCCGTTTTTCACAACGCCGATACTGTCGGGCAGCAACCGTGTACTGCGGGCAAACGGTCCGACTACGGGCACGGGCACACGTCGCATTTATGCACAAACGCCGCTCAACATAGGCAACCTCAACGCGCAGCCTCTGGAGTGGCGTTTTGATTTTTGGTACAACGGCGTGGCGTGGAACAGTACCAACGTGAATGCCGATAACCACGGACGCGTGTTTTTGGTGAGTAATGCGGCTGATATAGACGGTGCGCTCAACGGTTATCACTTGCGCCTGTTGGATAATATTGAGCTGTGGCGAAGCGGCACATCTGCAAACAGCAATTTGAATATATCGGGCGGCACACTGACCAACCTAAGCACGCTTCCGCAACCGATTCGGGTGCAGGTGATTCGTTTGGTGGGCGGGCGTTGGTTGGTTTTTGTCAATGATATTTACCAAGGCAGCACAACCGACGATACCCATACTGCTACGCAATTTTTCGGCTTTCATCACCGATACAGTGCGGCAGGGCGCAATGCCATGTTTCAGGTGGATAATTTGGCGATTCAGGCGTATGTGAATACCATTCCTACAACCATAACCGCCATCAACGGCTCAAACATGCGCCAAATTCGGGTGCGGTTTAATGAGCTGATGGACATCGGCGCGCTGCGGCAGTCGGCTGTGTTTTCCATCGGCGGGGTTGCGGCTATGCAAGTGTTGCCTGCCGAAGACGAATTTTCCGTATATGTGAGTTTCCCGTTTGACTTTGCGGCAGGCGACAGCTATACGCTGCAAAGCCAAAACCTCACCGATATTTACGGCAACGTATCGGCAAGTATTCCCGACTTTGCCTTTACCTTCGCCGATAATTTAGCCCCCAAAGTCTTACAGGCAACCGTAGTGGCGCCGCAGTCGCTGGATGTGTTGTTTGATGAACCCGTAGAACAGGCAAGTGCCACCACCTTAGCTAATTACTCATGGAACGGCAACCCGCCGCGGGCAGCCGTTCGCGATGCTGCCAATCCCGCGCTGGTACATTTGCTTTTTAATATCAACTTTCCCGAAAACAGCAATCAGACGCTGATAATCAACGGTGTGCGCGACCTGTTGGGCAATGCGATGAGCAGTGCAAGCATCATCTTTCAGCGCGACACCCGCGCCCCGACGGTCAATGACCTGACCGGCTGGCGGTTTCTTTCGGCTACGCAAATTGAAATCACCTTTTCCGAACCCGTAGAGCCGATTACGGCGCAATTGGTCAATAACTATTCTTTGAGCAACGGCATCGGTTTTCCGTTGCGGGCAGAGCGCAACCCTGTTAATACCAACATTGTGGTCATCACTTTTGCCCAACCCGTGCCTGCCAATACGCCGCTGACGTTGCGCATTGCAGGCGTGCGCGATTTGGCGGGTAATACGATGAGTACCAACAACATAGCCGTTCGGTACGACCCCGACGCGCCCGAATGGCAGCAGCTTTTGCATCGCTCATCAACCGTTTTAGAGTTGCGGTTCAGCGAAGCCTTAGGCGCGGCAAGCATCGTTCCTGCCAATTTTGAACTGACCAATACAACCGATAATCAGGTGATTAGCCTTGCATCGGCAACGATTTGCCCCGTTAACCCGACGGTAGTTTACCTGACAACCACCGCACCGCTGCCCGATGATAAAAATTTCAGCCTGCAAATCAGCAACATAGCCGATTTGGGCGGTAATCGGGTAGCGGTTCAATCACGCACCTTCAACACCGTTGCCCCCAAAGTCGGCGAAGCCTTTATTCTCAACAGTCGCGAAATTGAGGTGCGATTTACCGAACCCGTGCAGGCGGCAACTGCTTCATTGGCAAGCAGTTACGTGCTTTCGGGCATCAGCGGTGCGCCTTTGGTGCAGGCGGTTTCCCCCGAAGTGGTGCGGCTTACCTACCCCAACCCGATGACACAGGGGCAAAACTATACCCTGACCGTGCGCAATGTGGCGGATTTGAACGGCAACACCATGCAGCCTGCCGCGCAAAACCTGACTTTCGCGACTTACGTTACGCAGGTTTTTCCGCGTACTTCCAAGTTGTTGGAAATTGTATTTTCCGAAGAAATGCCCGCCGCTGCGGTACAGGATGAAAACCTCTATTTCCTCAATGGCGATACGAATCGGAAGCCCGTTTCTGCCGTGCGTAATACGCAAAACCCCGCCGTCGTAACGCTGTTTTTTGCCGATGATTTTGTTGAAAATCAGAGCTATACCGTTACGTTGGGCGGATTTGAGGCGGTTTGTCGCCGCTATGTGCCGCAGTCGGTACATGAGTTCAGTTTAGACCGCCGACCGCCGCAGGCTACCGCCGTGCGCGTACTTGCCCCCGACCGCATTTTGGTTGTTTTCAATAAAGCCTTAGACCGCGCCACTGCCGAAGCCTTGAACCATTACGACGTTTCGGGCGGCATCGGCAGACCAACACGGGCTGTTATGCGAGGCTTGGAAGTGGAACTGACACTTGGCAGTCGCTTGCAAGACGGCATCAGCTACACACTGACGGTACAAAATGTGCAGGATGTGCTGCGAAATACCATGCCTGCCGCTACGCTGACCTTCCGCCGACCGCCGCAACCGCGCCGCAACGAGTTGATTATCACCGAAATTATGGCAGACCCTACGCCTGTTGTGGCACTGCCCGAAAGCGAGTTCATAGAAATTTACAATGCTTCCGCTACGCCCTTTGATTTGTTAGGCATCAAGTTCGCCGATGAGTCGGGTGCAACGGCACTGGGCGAAGGCATCATTGCGCCGGGCGAGTACATCATCCTTTGCCCTGCCAACGCGGTTGCATCTTTTGAGCCCTTTGGGCGTGTCATCGGGCTAAATCCGTGGCGTTCGCTGACCAATTCGGGCGAAAGCATCCGCCTGTTGGACATGGACGACAAAGTGATTGATTCGCTGCGTTACAGCGATACATGGTACCGCGACGCAGTGAAACGCAACGGCGGATGGACATTGGAACGAGTTGATTTACAGGAAAATAACTGCGAGCCTGCCAACAATTGGTATGCCTCAACCGATGAACGCGGCGGCACGCCCGGCGAGCGAAATTCCCTGTTTGGCAACCATCCCGACAAGACCCCGCCGCGAATTGCTTCTTTCACGGTTGCCGATGCGCAAACCCTGCAAATCCGCATGAGTGAGCCTGTGAGCCGCACGATTTTGTCCCGCACTGCCAACTATCGCCTGACGGGCGAAGGTGCGCCCAACATCCAAACGGCTACCCCTTCCGATACCTTGAACGTGCGCCTGCGTCTTTCCGCATCTTTGGACAGTGCAAGGCTTTATCTGCTGATTATCAACAACATAGCTGACTGCATCGGCAATGTTGCGCCCGATACGGCACGCATTGGCATTGGCAGAAGAGTGCGTCCCCGCGATTTGCGCATCAGCGAAATTATGGCGAACCCTGTTCCGCCTGCGGGCAGCCCGGTTACGGTCAATCGCGGCGAATACATAGAAATTACCAACCTCACGGGCGACCTTATCCGTCTGAATACCATTCAGTTAGGCTATGAAACGCGCCTGTTTCCGCTGCCAAGCCGCAGCATCGCACCCCGCGAATCGCTGGTGCTGACAAGCACAACCCGCGCCGCCAATTTCGGCAGTCGCGGCGTAGGCATTACGAGCTTTCCCGTTTTAGCCGACGGCGGCGCGCAACTTTCCCTGACCGATACGGCGGGCTTTGAAATTGACGCGGTGCGCTATTCTTCGGCTTGGTACGGCGATGCAGACAAGCAACGCGGCGGTTGGAGCTTGGAAATGATTGACCTGACCAACTTTTGCGCCGAGGAGCAAAATTGGCGGGCTTCGGTGCATCCGAGCGGAGGCACGCCCGGTGCGCCCAATTCGGTACGCGGCACGGTGCAAGACAACACGCCGCCCCGTGTAACATCGGCAACGCTGCGCAACGAGCGTGAAATTGAAGTGCAGTTTTCCGAACTGATTACGGCGGAAACCATCCGTCAAACGGCTTCCTACACGCTTACGCAAGGCGCGCAAATCCGCGAGATACAGGTTGTAAACCGCCGTCAGGTGCGTTTGCTGTTGGCGCAGCCGCTGAACCCCGCACTGACTTATCGCTTGCAAATCAGCAACTTGCGCGATTGTGCAGGCAATTTGCTCACGCCTTTTGCCCAAAACTTAGGCATCGGGCGCAATCCCCGGCGCGGCGAACTGCTCATCACCGAAATTTTGGCAGACGAAACGCCCAAAGTCGGCTTGCCGTTGGCGGAATTTATTGAGATTTACAACAATTCCGACGACCTCATTAGTCTTCAAAATGTACAATTGAGCGATGACAATACAACCGTCCGCTTGCCGAATGTGTTTTTGTCGCCGCGGCAATATGCCGTACTGTGTGCCACTTCACGAGTGGATAGTTTCCTGTTGCATCGCCCTGAGCCGCAGCGCGTCATCGGCGTTACGAGTTTTCCTTCGCTCAGCAATACGGGTGAACGTTTGGCGCTGTCTGTCAATGGGTTAGTGCTGCACGAAGTCAATTATCGGGCAGATTGGTACACCGACCCCATGAAGCGCAATGGCGGTTGGAGCTTGGAAATGATTGATACCGGGAACCTTTGCAGCGAATCGGAAAACTGGACGGCATCGGTGCATCCGAGCGGAGGAACGCCCGGGCAGCCCAATTCGGTGGCGGCTTCCAATCCCGACCGCACATCGCCCGAACTTGTAAACGTACAATTAACAGGCAGCAACCTGACGCTGACTTTCAGCGAAATAATGGACAGTACCGCGCTGGCTACGCTTGCCCATTATCGCATAGAACCCGCCATTGCCATTCGCGGTTTGGAACTGCAAAATAACCGCATTGTGCAACTGACTTTGGCGGAAGCCCCGCAAGCGGGACGTTTGTATGAAGTCATCCTTTCGGAAAATCTGCGCGATTGCGCAGGCAACCCGTTGAGTGCGAGTAGTTTACGAACCACTTTCGGCATCGGTCGTGCGCCTGTTCGCCACGAGTTGCTCATCACGGAAATCATGTCCGACCCTTCGCCGCCCGTTCAACTGCCTGACCGTGAGTACATTGAGCTTTACAACAACACCGATGCGCTCATCAGTCTGGCGGGCGTGTCTTTCACCAAACCCGAGAGCAATTTCAGTTTGCGACTGCCGCCGATAGTCATTGCCGCCCGCGGCTATATTGTGCTGGCAAATACGAGTGCCGCCGCGCAAATTGCCGCCGCCGTTCCTTCGGCGCGGGTAGTAGGTGTGGCAAATTTTCCCGCCCTTTCCAACAGCGGCGAACTCTTGGAAATCAGGCATTTAGGCAACCTGATTCACGGCATCAACTATCAAGTCGGTTGGCACGAGGCAGCCAAACGCGACGGCGGTTGGAGCTTGGAAATGATTGACACCGACCAACCTTGCCAACAGGCAACCAATTGGACATCATCCGTTGATGCCCGAGGCGGCACGCCCGGCAGTGCCAACAGCGTGCGCCGCCCGAACCCCGACCGAACGCCGCCACAGGTGCAGGAAGTACGCATGCTCAACGAACGGTTGTTGCGCATCACCTTCAACGAGCCGATGGACAGCGCAAGCCTGTTGCCGCGAGCTAACTACCTGTTTACCAACGGCTTGCTTACGGATTCCGTACAGGTATTGAACGAGCAAACCGTCGTGCTGCAACTGTTTCGCCCTGTGGAGCGCGGCGCACTGAATCGCCTCACCATCCGCGAGGTGCGCGACTGTTCCGGCAATGCGATTGTGCAGGCAGGCTTTAACTTCGGTTTGGGTGCAACGCCGCAAAAGTTTGAGCTGTTGATAACCGAGCTCATGCCCGACCCTTCGCCCGTAGTGGGGTTGCCCGAATCGGAATACGTGGAAATTTTCAACGCAAGCAATAAAGTGCTGAGCCTCAACGGTGTGCGTTTGAGCAATGCCAACGGTACAACGGGCGTGCTGCCCGATGTGAACATCTTGCCGCAAAGCTACATGCTGGTATGTCCGAGCAGCTCGGCGGCGGCTTTCCGTGCCTTTTTGCCCGAAGACCGCGTAGTTGCCCCGAACCGCTGGGCAGCTTTGAGCAACACGTCCGACGTGATGCAATTGCGCAATGCACAAGGTTTGCTCTTGCATCAGGTTGCCTACCGCGCCACTTGGATAAGCGATGCACAAAAACGCGACGGCGGTTGGAGCTTGGAAATGCGCGATACCAACAACCCTTGTGCGGGGAGTGCGAACTGGGAGGCTTCCGAACATCCGTCGGGGGGTACGCCTGCCGCCCCGAACAGCATCCGCAGTACACTGACCGACAGCCAACCGCCGCAAATTCAGCGCGTAGAAACGGCAGACGGGCGCACCGTGCGCGTAGTTTTCAGCGAAGCCGTTGACAGTTTGGCAGCAGTGCAGGCGGTTTATCTGCTCAATAATTCGCTGACTGTCAGCACGATTACTTTCCGCTATGCCCAGCCCGATGAGGTGCTGCTCACCTTGCCGCAAATGCTTGCCCCGGGCGAACGGGCTACCCTGCAAATCCGCACCCTGCGCGATTGTGCGGGCAATACGCTGTTCAATTCGCCTGTCGTGCCGTTTGTTGTGCCGCAAGAGGCAGCCTTAGGCGACCTGATTATCAACGAAATACTCTTCAATCCGCCGCCCAACGGCGTGGACTTTGTAGAAATTTACAACAAGTCCGACAAGTTCATCAACCTGCAAAATTGGGTGATTGCCAACGCGACTACGAACCGCGTTATCACAACGGAGATGCGCATCATGCCGCCGCAAAGCTACTTGGTGCTGACACCCGATTTGGTCAAGTTAAAACAGCAGTACAGCCGCACGATTGATTCGCTGGTGCAAACGGTAAACCTGCCTTCTTTCAACGACAGCGACGGTTCGGTGCGCTTGCTCACCCCGCAAGGCGCGTTGATGGACAGGTTAGACTATGAAGAACGCTGGCATTTTCCGCTTTTGGAGCGCAAAGAAGGCGTATCATTAGAGCGAATTTCGTTCAATGCGCCCACGCAAGACCGCAACAATTGGTTTTCAGCCGCTGCGCCGTTTTTCGGTACGCCTACCTACCTAAATTCCCAATCGGAACGGCAAAGCGCATTAAGCACGCTGAAAGATTGCTTTCGTATTGAAAATCAGGTGTTTACACCCGACGGTGACGGCTTTCAGGACTTCATGCTGCTGCATTTGGACTGTGCGGCAACGGGCGGAGTGGCTACCATCAAGGTATTTGATGCCGCAGGCAGACCGATGCGCACCCTGCTCAATCAACAAACCGTAGCGGCGGGCATGTTTCTTTCGTGGGACGGCACCACCGACAACGGCGCAAAAGCCCGCATCGGACCTTATTTGCTCATGATTGAACTCTTTGACCTGGACGGCAACATCAAACGCGAACAGTTGAAAGTGGTTGTGGGGGCGCAATAA
- a CDS encoding ATP-binding protein yields MQQLQPLSTGQQEFSVIRTQGRVYVDKTMFIHKLLLQSSIFFFLSRARRFGKSLFINTLKELFLGKKELFEGLYIYDKIQWETFPVLHFDFSNMGFKDIGLTQAIDNRLNDIAASYGVVLQKQGIGLKFAELMAMLHEKTGKQAVILIDEYDKPITDVLEVGNNAKAHEHRSILRGFYGVVKGSSAHIRLFFMTGISRFSKLSLFSDLNNLTDLTYFSDFHDICGYTQEELETNFAPHLQNVADYQGISLEELLQQVKRWYNGYSWNGRSRVYNPYSVLRFLDAKEFRNYWFDSGTPKFLIEMLKSRMVYDISETQVTMAEADNFDIDNLSLETLLFQTGYLTVKEIDEFKIYTLAYPNLEVEESMTQYILAAYANRHGSAATAINIARAVKKNDMAMVIQAVNSLFASIPYQLFDQHRERYFHAIIFLAFKLCGFYIQSEVSVAAGRIDAVMHYENRIYVFEFKLNDSAENALQQIRQKGYYNAYRNQGKEIYLLGIGFDGQTRTVADWKMEQIG; encoded by the coding sequence ATGCAACAACTGCAACCGCTTTCTACCGGACAACAGGAATTTTCCGTTATCAGAACACAAGGACGCGTATATGTGGATAAAACAATGTTTATCCATAAACTCTTGCTGCAAAGCAGCATTTTCTTCTTCCTTTCCCGCGCACGCAGATTTGGCAAGTCTCTGTTTATCAATACGTTGAAAGAACTTTTCTTGGGCAAAAAAGAACTCTTTGAGGGGCTGTACATCTACGATAAAATCCAATGGGAAACCTTTCCCGTCCTGCACTTTGATTTCAGCAACATGGGCTTCAAAGACATCGGGCTGACACAGGCAATAGATAACCGCCTCAACGACATTGCCGCAAGCTACGGCGTTGTGTTGCAAAAACAGGGCATCGGCTTGAAATTCGCCGAACTGATGGCAATGCTGCACGAAAAGACGGGCAAACAGGCGGTCATTCTCATTGACGAATACGACAAACCCATTACCGACGTGCTGGAAGTGGGCAATAACGCCAAAGCGCACGAACACCGAAGCATCCTGCGCGGCTTTTACGGCGTGGTCAAAGGCTCTTCGGCGCATATTCGGCTGTTTTTTATGACCGGCATTTCGCGCTTTTCCAAACTCTCGCTCTTTTCCGACCTGAACAACCTGACCGACCTGACCTATTTTTCCGATTTCCACGACATCTGCGGCTACACGCAAGAAGAACTTGAAACCAACTTTGCCCCGCATCTGCAAAATGTCGCTGATTATCAGGGAATTTCTTTGGAAGAACTGCTGCAACAGGTCAAACGCTGGTACAATGGCTATTCATGGAACGGCAGGTCAAGGGTTTACAATCCTTATTCCGTGTTGCGTTTTTTGGATGCCAAAGAGTTCCGCAACTACTGGTTTGACAGCGGCACGCCCAAGTTCTTGATTGAAATGCTCAAAAGCCGCATGGTGTACGATATTTCCGAAACGCAGGTAACCATGGCGGAAGCCGATAATTTTGATATTGACAATTTGAGTCTGGAAACCCTGCTCTTCCAAACAGGCTACCTGACCGTTAAGGAAATTGACGAATTCAAGATTTATACCCTTGCCTACCCCAATTTGGAAGTGGAAGAATCCATGACGCAGTACATTCTGGCGGCTTATGCAAATCGGCACGGCAGCGCCGCCACAGCCATCAACATTGCACGGGCGGTAAAGAAAAACGACATGGCGATGGTCATTCAGGCGGTTAACTCATTGTTTGCTTCCATTCCCTACCAACTTTTTGACCAACACCGCGAACGGTATTTCCATGCCATCATTTTCCTTGCCTTCAAACTGTGCGGGTTTTATATCCAATCGGAAGTCAGCGTGGCGGCGGGGCGCATTGACGCGGTGATGCACTACGAAAACCGCATCTACGTGTTTGAGTTCAAGCTCAACGATTCGGCGGAAAACGCCCTGCAACAGATTCGCCAAAAGGGCTATTACAACGCTTATCGGAATCAGGGCAAAGAAATTTACCTGCTCGGCATCGGTTTTGACGGACAAACCCGAACCGTCGCCGATTGGAAAATGGAACAAATAGGATAA
- a CDS encoding ATP-dependent DNA ligase, producing MKAFAELFAELDTTNKTNAKLDILKKYLAEAPDEDKLWLLALFGGKRPRRQVTTTQLRQWAAEAAGIPDWLFEESYHITGDLAETLSLILPPPVRTHNQTLSQWIDFLQSLGELDEESKKANLMEAFEQLSERERFVFIKLITGGFRIGISQQLITRAVAEVCQLDKAEVAHRLTGDWHPQQITFRQLIFGENITESASKPYPFCLAHPLDEEKISELGAPDEWLAEWKWDGIRGQVIVRQSQIFIWTRGEELVTDKYPELTPLAAMPVPCVLDGELMAWQNNAPLPFAELQKRIGRKTVSKKLLSEVPVVFLAYDLLEYEGSDIRNRPLAERRQLLEQLIAQSAHPALRISPTVGFRSWDELAAMRRTAREHAAEGLMLKKLSSTYQTGRVRGHWWKWKVQPLSIDGVLIYAQKGHGRRATLYTDYTFGVWDGDKLVTFAKAYSGLTDQEIAQVDAFVKKNTLEKFGPVRTVKPELVFEIGFEGIQSSNRHKSGVALRFPRILRWRTDKKPEDANTLADLQALAAAFK from the coding sequence ATGAAAGCCTTCGCCGAACTTTTTGCCGAATTGGACACCACCAACAAGACCAACGCCAAATTAGACATTTTGAAAAAATATTTGGCAGAAGCGCCCGATGAGGATAAACTCTGGTTGCTGGCATTGTTTGGCGGCAAGCGTCCACGCAGGCAGGTAACAACCACGCAATTGCGCCAATGGGCGGCAGAGGCGGCAGGTATTCCCGATTGGCTGTTTGAGGAAAGCTATCACATCACGGGCGACTTGGCAGAAACCCTTTCACTGATTCTTCCCCCGCCCGTAAGAACTCACAATCAGACACTTAGCCAATGGATCGACTTTCTGCAATCTTTGGGCGAATTAGATGAGGAAAGCAAAAAAGCCAACTTGATGGAAGCCTTTGAACAGCTTTCCGAACGGGAACGCTTTGTGTTCATCAAACTGATAACGGGTGGTTTTCGCATCGGCATTTCGCAGCAGCTCATCACTCGCGCCGTTGCCGAAGTCTGTCAATTGGACAAGGCAGAGGTAGCCCACCGCCTCACGGGCGATTGGCATCCGCAGCAAATCACATTCCGCCAACTGATTTTTGGCGAAAATATTACCGAATCTGCCTCTAAACCCTATCCTTTTTGTCTGGCGCACCCACTGGATGAAGAAAAAATCAGCGAATTGGGCGCACCCGACGAATGGCTGGCAGAGTGGAAATGGGACGGCATCCGCGGACAAGTCATTGTACGCCAAAGTCAAATTTTCATCTGGACGCGGGGCGAAGAACTTGTTACCGACAAATACCCTGAACTTACGCCACTTGCCGCCATGCCCGTTCCCTGCGTGCTGGACGGTGAACTGATGGCATGGCAGAACAATGCCCCCCTACCCTTCGCCGAACTGCAAAAGCGCATCGGCAGGAAAACCGTCAGCAAAAAACTGCTCTCGGAAGTGCCCGTCGTGTTTCTGGCTTACGACCTGTTGGAATACGAAGGCAGCGACATCCGCAACCGACCGCTGGCAGAACGGCGGCAACTGTTGGAACAACTCATTGCTCAAAGCGCGCATCCCGCGTTGCGCATTTCGCCGACCGTCGGTTTTCGGTCGTGGGATGAATTGGCAGCCATGCGCCGAACCGCCCGCGAACATGCCGCCGAAGGGTTGATGCTGAAAAAATTGTCAAGCACCTACCAAACGGGGCGCGTGCGCGGGCATTGGTGGAAATGGAAAGTGCAGCCGCTCAGCATAGACGGCGTGCTGATTTACGCCCAAAAAGGACACGGCAGGCGTGCCACACTCTACACCGACTACACCTTTGGCGTTTGGGACGGCGATAAACTCGTTACTTTTGCCAAAGCCTATTCGGGCTTGACCGACCAAGAAATCGCCCAAGTGGATGCTTTTGTCAAAAAAAACACTTTGGAAAAGTTCGGTCCCGTGCGAACCGTTAAGCCCGAACTTGTATTTGAAATCGGATTTGAGGGCATTCAGTCGTCCAACCGCCACAAGAGCGGCGTAGCCTTGCGTTTTCCGCGCATTTTGCGCTGGCGCACCGACAAAAAGCCCGAAGATGCCAACACGCTGGCAGACTTGCAGGCGCTGGCGGCTGCGTTTAAGTGA